The Christiangramia flava JLT2011 genome has a segment encoding these proteins:
- a CDS encoding HAL/PAL/TAL family ammonia-lyase translates to MLKIKKELEFQDFYQVLFENKSVEIEEEILQRVDKSFEFLQDFSKDKIIYGVNTGFGPMAQYRIPDEDCENLQYNLIRSHAAGAGKPLSAENVRALMLARMNTLALGKSGIHREVIETMQQLLNKNVVPLIFEHGGVGASGDLVQLAHLALVLIGEGEVFYDGTRQETCTVFKNLGINPISIHIREGLALLNGTSAMTGIGLVNLIYAKRLMEWSVFCSSAINEIVEAYDDHFSEELNSAKKHRGQQKIARMMREHLADSHLTRKRHEHLYEEKAKKTDQFSEKVQEYYSLRCVPQVLGPVYDTIEQALRIHLEEVNSANDNPIIDAAKEQVFHGGNFHGDYISLENDKLRLVVAKMSMLAERQLNYLLNPNLNNILPAFVNLSRLGLNFGMQGAQFAAVSTTAENQMLSNSMYVHSIPNNNDNQDIVSMGANSALLTRKVIDNAFEVLSVEIATIVQALYYLKVNEKLSSPSLRKFEILKKLLPALKEDQPIYKELQAITEYLKKHDAYS, encoded by the coding sequence ATCGGTAGAAATTGAGGAAGAAATTCTTCAGAGAGTCGACAAAAGTTTTGAATTTCTTCAGGACTTTTCCAAAGATAAGATCATTTACGGGGTGAATACGGGTTTTGGCCCGATGGCGCAATATCGTATTCCGGATGAAGATTGCGAGAATTTACAGTATAATTTGATTCGCAGCCACGCTGCAGGTGCCGGAAAACCGCTAAGTGCAGAAAATGTTCGTGCGTTGATGCTGGCCAGGATGAATACGCTGGCCCTTGGTAAATCAGGGATTCACCGCGAGGTGATCGAGACCATGCAACAGCTGCTGAACAAGAATGTGGTCCCGCTCATCTTTGAGCATGGCGGGGTAGGTGCCTCCGGGGACCTGGTGCAACTGGCGCATTTGGCGCTGGTACTGATTGGAGAAGGAGAAGTTTTTTACGATGGAACTCGACAGGAAACGTGCACCGTTTTTAAAAATTTGGGAATCAACCCCATTTCGATTCATATTCGCGAAGGTCTTGCGCTGCTGAATGGAACTTCGGCAATGACCGGGATCGGTTTGGTGAACCTGATCTACGCGAAAAGACTAATGGAATGGTCAGTTTTTTGTTCTTCGGCGATCAACGAGATCGTAGAGGCGTATGATGATCATTTTTCCGAAGAGCTGAATTCGGCCAAAAAGCACCGCGGCCAACAGAAAATCGCCCGTATGATGCGTGAGCATCTGGCTGATTCTCATCTTACTCGGAAAAGGCATGAACATCTCTACGAGGAAAAAGCGAAGAAAACCGACCAGTTTTCAGAAAAAGTTCAGGAATATTACAGTTTACGCTGCGTTCCGCAGGTATTGGGGCCGGTTTATGATACCATTGAACAGGCCTTGCGAATTCATTTAGAGGAAGTGAATTCGGCCAACGACAACCCGATCATCGATGCCGCAAAAGAACAGGTTTTTCACGGTGGGAATTTTCATGGAGATTATATTTCCCTTGAAAATGACAAATTACGTCTGGTGGTTGCGAAAATGAGCATGCTGGCTGAACGGCAGCTCAATTACCTGCTCAATCCCAATTTAAATAATATTCTGCCGGCATTTGTGAACCTTTCCAGGCTGGGACTCAATTTTGGAATGCAGGGGGCGCAGTTTGCGGCGGTTTCCACAACTGCTGAAAACCAGATGCTGTCGAACTCGATGTATGTGCACAGTATTCCAAATAATAACGATAATCAGGATATCGTGAGCATGGGCGCCAATTCGGCCTTGCTTACCAGGAAGGTCATCGACAATGCTTTCGAAGTGCTTTCAGTAGAAATTGCTACTATCGTTCAAGCTTTGTATTATTTAAAAGTGAATGAAAAGTTGTCGTCCCCAAGTCTTCGGAAATTTGAGATTCTGAAGAAGTTGCTACCGGCATTAAAAGAAGATCAGCCAATTTATAAAGAATTACAGGCTATCACCGAATATTTGAAAAAACACGACGCGTACTCATGA
- the fabG gene encoding 3-oxoacyl-ACP reductase FabG — protein MKFALVTGGSRGLGRAICLQLARENQYHILLNYHSNDSAAGEVQKEIEASGLRCELLKFDVSDPDAVGATMEEWKKKNPDAVIEVLVNNAGMTKDGLFIWTNQKAWDQVIKTSLDGFYQVTQSVLKEMLQKRYGRIINMVSLSGLKGNPGQVNYSAAKGAVIAATKALAQEIGKRKVTVNAVAPGFIHSDMTAEFDESELKKLIPLNRFGEAEEVANLVSFLASDKSSYITGEVININGGLYS, from the coding sequence ATGAAATTTGCATTGGTCACAGGCGGTTCCAGGGGATTAGGCCGGGCGATATGCCTGCAACTTGCCCGAGAAAATCAGTATCATATTCTGCTGAACTATCATTCGAACGATTCAGCGGCTGGTGAAGTACAGAAGGAGATCGAAGCCAGCGGACTCCGTTGTGAACTGCTGAAATTTGACGTTTCTGATCCCGATGCTGTAGGAGCAACCATGGAAGAATGGAAAAAAAAGAATCCCGATGCCGTGATCGAGGTTTTGGTCAATAATGCCGGAATGACCAAGGACGGCCTGTTTATCTGGACCAACCAGAAGGCATGGGACCAGGTGATCAAGACCAGCCTGGACGGGTTTTACCAGGTGACTCAAAGTGTACTGAAGGAAATGTTGCAAAAACGCTACGGCCGTATTATTAACATGGTTTCGCTTTCTGGTTTAAAAGGCAATCCTGGACAGGTAAATTATTCGGCTGCCAAAGGAGCGGTCATTGCCGCAACCAAAGCGCTGGCCCAGGAGATTGGTAAACGAAAAGTGACGGTAAACGCGGTAGCCCCGGGATTCATTCATTCAGATATGACTGCGGAATTCGATGAAAGCGAACTGAAAAAGCTGATCCCGCTTAACCGTTTTGGTGAAGCCGAAGAGGTAGCAAACCTGGTGAGTTTCCTGGCATCAGACAAATCTTCTTACATTACTGGCGAAGTCATCAATATAAATGGCGGACTCTACTCTTAA